The sequence GCAGCCTACGCCCGGTTCCGGACCGCCGGACTCGACGCAGAGGATGTCGCCAAAGCCGGTTGCTAGTACGTCTTCGAGTTCGAGGTCTTCGACCGAACCCAATTCAGCGGCCATGTGAAGCACCGTTTGTTGAGCTTTCGTGTTCAGGATCAGACGAGTGGAGTCGGCTTTAGGGTCACAACCTACGATCATGATTTTTTGGCCGAAAGTAGTTGCCAGCTGAGCCAAAGTGTTCTGGGAAGTTGTGGATTTACCGATACCGCCTTTACCGTAGAATGCGATTTGTCTTGGTTTCTTACTCATGATTAATCATCCCTTCGATATATTAATATTTTCAAAATAGGAACCGTATTTCACACTTTCAAGTATCGCTTCCTGTATTCCGCCTTTGCGGACCAGGGGCAGTACGCCTGCTTTGTTCAGCACCGCGCGGGGCGCGTCGCCGATACCGGAGCTGAGAAGAATCCGACAATCGCTGAGGATCGAGGTGATCTCTTGAAGCGTTTCGTCTTTGTCTCCATTGCAATCGGCTGTGCCGTGGCAGTACGCCTGTATCTTCCGGATACCGATGAATTTCACTTCGGTACCGTCGGTATCGAAAATCATGAATTCCGTCGCATGGCCAAAGTGCTGGTTGACCTTGTCCCCGCCTCTGGAGGCAACCGCGACTCTTGTCTTCTTGTTCTCGTCAAGAATGGTTCGGCGGTTCTCCTTCGCGATCAGGCGCTGACGGATTTTGATGTCAAGCTCCTGCTGGAACTGTTCTCTTGCATCGAGGTCGATAACCGGATCGGCTTCCATCGTTTCCAGTTGGAAATCCTGGTTACGGTCCTGGCCGAGCAGCCCAACCGCGTCGGCGCGGCATTGGCGGCAGTGACGCATCAGCTTCGTTCCGCCCTCGCTCAGCTGCTCTTGCAGCTGGTTCAGTTCTCTCGGACGAGGAGCCTTGCGTCCGTCCTTCTCATACTGGCTGCCCGGAGCGATAATCAGCGGCGTTACATTGTGAAGCGTCGCGCCTAGCTCCTTGACTTTCTTTGATACTTCAACCAGATGCTTGTCGTTGACCCCCGGAATCATAATCGAGTTGACTTTGACGAGAATGCCTCGCTTCGCCAGTTCCTCCACGCCTTGAAGCTGACGGCTGATCAGCAGAGCGGCGGCTTCTCTTCCTTCGTAACGTACTCCTTCATCAAATACCCAAGGATAAATCTCTTTACCGACATCCGGGTCGATGGCGTTGATCGTAATCGTTACATGTCCGATTCCGAGCTCCACGATCCGATCGATGTGCCGGTATAACGTAAGTCCGTTGGTGCTGAGACAGGTCATCACATCGGGCACATGCTTCTTGACTCTCGCAAAGGTATCGAAAGTCTTATCGGCATTTGCAAGCGGATCGCCGGGTCCGGCGATGCCGACCACCGACAGCTGCATGAGCTGTGCTGCCACACCTTTTACTTTCCGCTCCGCTTGTTCCGGAGTGAGCACCTCACTGACAACCCCAGGTCTGCTTTCGTTCACGCAGTCGAATTTACGGTTGCAGTAGTTGCATTGGATGTTGCAGGCGGGAGCGACCGGGATATGCATCCGGGCAAAAAACCGATGGGCTTCCTCGCTGTAGCAAGGGTGGCGACTGATATCGTCCTCTGCTGCACTTGATGAACACGACGTCGGCTGCGGCTTCATTTTTCCCACCTCCTTAAAGTAATGAGGAGTTGTACTCCCTTGCGCATACTTCGCATCATTCTCCGTATCGGAAGCATGCGCCTAAGTGTTGCGGAGCGTCAGCTGTTCAATGTTTCACAACCGGGTTCCTTGGGGTAAGATTCAAGTAGGTCGCTTGTTAGTTAACCTACATCCGACATGTCAGTTTTCCTGACCTCAACCTTGCTTGGAAAGCTTTGTTGTACACTCATCATATTTTCAATCCCGTATATCGTCAATTAGCGTAAACAAGAAAATTTAAGGTATTTCCACGTGTTTGCAGTTTCGTCAAATGATATGTTAGATTATATAACATTCACGTTCCATGTTTACGTTTTCATATCCCGTTTTCATTGAAAATCAATGTCATTTTACTCCCCTTTTACAGTGGCTTAACTGAATGAATTCTCTACATGTATCCCCTAGTTCCGACAAAAGGAATGTCGATTCTAGTGAAATAAACTCTAAATTATAGAGAGGATGATTGAAATCCCCCACTGTTGACAATGTTTCTCAACTAATATATGATCTTTCTAGGCATAAACTAAGTAAACCGAATATCCCGTAAAGGGGAGTAGCTGATAAATAAAGTCGTCAGTACGAGAACACAATGATTTCTCCGGCTTTATTGGCAATATCTTATTGTTAGCGAGACCTTTACCATTCAGATTGATTCTTTTTTTTGAATTCAATCTGTTTGGTAAAGGTCTTTTTTATATACTTTTGGGTCATCATAAACGCGAGGGAGGTAACAACAATGGATTTTGGATTACTATTGGAGTATGGCTGGGTACTGCTTGTTCTAGTGGGGCTGGAAGGGCTGCTCGCTGCGGACAATGCACTGGTGCTGGCAATCATGGTGAAACACCTTCCTGAGGAGACGAGGAAAAGGGCGCTCTTTTACGGGCTGTTCGGGGCGTTCATCTTCAGGTTCGGCTCGCTGTTCGTCATTTCGTTCCTGGTGGACATCTGGCAGGTGCAGGCGATCGGGGCGATTTATCTGCTCTTTATAGCAGCCAACCACATCATTCGTAAAATCATTGCTTCGAAGAAGCCGGTAACGGATGAAGCCGCGGAAAGCGGCGCAAAGGAAAACGCTGACAAAAAGAAAGGCGGTTTCTGGCTGACTGTCTTCAAGGTGGAACTGGCGGACATCGCCTTTGCCGTCGACTCTATTCTTGCTGCGGTCGCTCTGGCCGTTGCGCTTCCGCCAAGCGGTCTTCCCGCAATCGGCGGCCTCGACGGTGGCGTGTTCCTCGTTATTTTTGCCGGGGGATTTATCGGACTTGTTATCATGCGCTTTGCAGCCTCTTTCTTCGTCAAGCTCCTTCATTCCCGTCCGGGACTTGAGGTCGCGGCCTTCGTTATCGTCGGCTGGGTTGGCGTCAAGCTGGCTGTCATTACACTTGCGCATCCTTCGCTCGGTATATTATCCGAGGATTTCGCGCACAGCACATTGTGGAAGGCGACATTCTATATCGTCCTTGTCCTCATCGCCGTCATCGGCTGGTTCATGAGCAAGCATACTACCGAAGAGAACAAAGGTGTAAATCCGGTTCGCGAACTGGATAAGCAGCTTGGTAAATAAGGAGACTTCCTAAATTAGTCGACAAAAACAGCCCGTTTTCGCCGTAATAAGCGTAAACGGGCTTGTTTGTTAAATAACCCTATAATTTAGAAAAACCCCTATATGGAAGGAAGTCATCTATAAACCAGAAGATGTAAGGTGCGTGTGATATATGCGTGAGTTGTTTCAACTCGCGGACCCTATGAAAACCTTATCCCAGCGCCGACGCTTTAATCTGCTTGCTGCGCAGCTGTCCGCAGGCCGCATCAATATCCGTTCCCTGCTCCAGACGGGTGCTGACGCTCACACCCTGTTTTTTCAGCGTATCGAAGAAAGCCCGTACCGTCTCCCGGTCGCTGCGCTGATACTGGCTGTGCTCATCCACCGGATTATACGGAATCAGGTTCACGTTGACGAGCGGGCCATAACCGACAATCAGCTTGGCCAGCTCAAGAGCATGTTCCTGTTGGTCGTTCACATCCCGCAGCAAAATATACTCCAGCGTCGTTCTCCGCTTCGTCTTCTCCACATAGTAATCAAGCGCATGCATCAGCTTCTCGATCGGAATGGCGCGGTTGATCTTCATGATTCGGCTGCGAAGCTCATTATTCGGCGCATGCAGGGAAATAGCCAGATTTACCTGAAGGTTGCGGTCCGCAAATTCAATAATTTTGTCCGCAAGGCCGCTGGTCGAGACGGTGATGTGCCGTCCGGCGATGTTCAGCCCCTTCTGATTCTTGATTATCAGCAGAAAATCTACCATATTCTCGAAGTTGTCAAACGGCTCTCCGATGCCCATGACGACAATGTGGCTTACCGCTTCTCCCTTCCCCATCTGGTCCAGATACAACTGCACCTGCATGATCTGCCCCACAATCTCCCCGGAACTCAAATCCCGGCTCTTGGACAGAAGCCCACTTGCACAGAAGCTGCACCCGATATTGCAGCCGACCTGGGTCGTTACGCAAACGGCCAGCCCGTATTTTTGCCGCATCAATACCGTTTCGATCAAATTTCCGTCCGGCAGCCGGAACAGAAATTTAACCGTGCCGTCTATCGACTCCTGCTTTACATGCTCGGTCAAGGTCCGGATGGAAAAATGCTCGTCTAGCTGCCGCAAGGCGTCCGGATGCACATCTTCCATTTGCGAAAAATCCGTTACCCGCTTTATATACAGCCAATCCCACACCTGCAGAGCCCGGAATTTACGGTGTCCGCGCTCTAGCAGCCATGCCGCCAGCTGATCAAAGGTCAATCCATAGATGGAAGTTTTGCTCATGATTTATCCTCTTTTCAAGGCTTCTGCAAAGCCTGTCATTCAATATGCAGCTGCTTAAGCCGTAATCGTATCTTATTGTCCCAAATTTTTTTAATTAAAACAAGAGGATTCTTATAGAAAAAAGCCGTCCGGCGAAGGCGAATTCCCCCCGCTGAACGGCTTAAAGCTTTACACTTACTGCACTTAGTAAATAGGCTGCCCGATAGCTTGATCCGTCTTGCCCTGGAGTTCCACCAGCTTCAGCATTACCGTGGCCGCCTCGGCCTTGGTTACGGTGTCTGCCGGATTAAATTTGCCGTTCTCTCCCTGGAGAAGGCCAAGCTTCACAGCGACCGCAACTTCGCCCTTGCGGGTGATCGAGGCCGCGTCCCCAAATTGGGCTAAGGCCGGATCAGCCTGCAAGAAGGCTGAGATCTTGTTGTATTTGACAATGGAAGCCAAGAGGACCGCAAATCCCTCGCGTGTCAGCTTGGCGTCCGGTTGGAACGTGCTGCCTGCATCAATCCACTGGTTCTGCACAGCGTAGGAGACCGCATTATAATACGGGCTTTCCGGACTAACGCCGGCGACCGGCTTAGGTTCGGTTCCGTTATTGTAGCCGGTAAAATAAGGCGTAATCGCCTTGGTAATCCAGGTCAGCCATTCTCCGGCGAAAATCTCGGAATCGGGATTCACTTTTCCATTCTGATCCGGTACCAAAATATTGTATTTCACCAATGTCGACAGCGCCTGCTCGGCCGCGTGTCCTTGAATGTCGGAAGCGGAGGCTGCTTTCTGCAATTTGCCGGGCACCTCATACTGAGCGGTCGGTCTGCCGGTAACCGCGTCAATGACTTCCGGGATGTTGGCGGGATCTTCAAGTACTGGCGAATATACAAGCTTGATCTTCGGCTTTGTGTAACTGGCAATGGTATTGCCTCCGAAGCTTCCATATTGCAGCTTCACCTTATAGCGGTTAAAGGTCTGAGCCCGCGCCTCTGCCTTCGTAGTCTTCACTGCGGACAGATCGACTCCCGCTTTTCCAAGATCCGATGTCCGAGGAACGATATAGGTCTTCAATGCGCCGGTATGGTCGAGCACAAGCGTCAGACCGCCATCGCTAATCGGAACCCCTTTATAGAAGCGAAGGAATTGGAAGGTGAAGCCCGCGCCTTCGCCGGCGGTATTTTCCCGCTCGACCAGCTTCAGATTGCTGGCGGCATCGGGATACAGGAGGTTAATCAAGGCGAGCGCCTTATTTTTGGCCTGCTGCAGTGTCGCGTTAGCTTCATTGCCCTTCGGCTTGTTCGCTTCCTGGGCGTCAGGCGGGACTGGATATTGATTTTCATTGATACTCAGAATTTCCCCAGTAACGGCGTCAATTTCGGCGTAAGTTTGAGAGGGGAAACCGGTTTTGAGAGACTCCCTGTCCATCCAGGCCAGCCTCCAAACCTTCCGTCCGGTATTCGCGTAATCGCTGCCCAGCGAACTGGATATCAGCTTTCTCGCCGCGGGAATGGAGACGATCTGCTTCACCCGCTTGGCCGCTTCATCGCTTGTCATTTCCGTTGCGGCGGTTCTGGGAGCAAAGCGGCTTGCAGCCTGCGGAATATCGCTGTATACGGATGCTGTAACCGTACTTTCCGCGCCAAAAGTGTCCAGTCTTTTTCCCGTTAGGGCATCGATGGCATACAGCGCCCGCTCGGTCGGCCGCCAGCCTAAGATCCAACTGTTGCTGCTACCATTCTTGTAGACAGGCACGTAAACAAGCTCCACGTCAAACTGGTCGCTAAATGTCTGCTCCGCCTTGGCCTGCGTAATCGACGCAGCAGCCGCTGGGTAGTTCCAATGCTCCGGTGATTTGTTGAACTGTCTTACACTGCCGTCCGCGTCGACAACCACGGTGACATTTTCAAGCGGGGAAGTGATGCCGTTCTTTGCAACGCTAAAAGTAAATCCGTATTGTACGGGACCGAAAAGTGCGGGATTACTCAAATAATCATTGCCATCCTGCAGTTCCAAATCGTTAATCGAAAGGGAGGGAGCCGCTTTAGAGATAAAAGCTTTGGCTTTCTCCAGCGCCTGTTCCCTAGTGAGCTCAGGGGGATAATATTTCTGGTTCTGCTGCCGATCCGAAAAATAGAGATATGTACTAATCAGATCTCCATTAACGGCATCCACCTGGCTGCTAATGCCATATCCATTATTGCCCTTCTGGTAATTCCATTGAATGTTCCATATCATTTGATTGGATGGTGCGGGATACGTATTGGTAATGCCCAGTTCCACACTCGTTACTTCCGCATCAGCTAGAATGGGAAACAACTCTCTTAGCTTGGAGATCGCCTGCGCTTTCGTAAACTTGGCCTGGGTAGGGTCTGCTTCAGTTGTCTTCGCAGATTCCGCGGCATTCTGGGATTTGTCGGCAGCCACCTTGTAAGAAACGGGGACGGCTGCGGTGGTACCGGAAGAAGTAGCTGCGGCGGCCAATCCTGCCGGCATCGCGAGAGTAAATGCCACCATTCCGGTTAATGCGGATTTTACCGTGAAGCCCGGCGTGCGGATATGCTTTTTCCTCAAAATCTCATCCTCCTTTTTTCAATTCTTAGTAATTATAAAGATATATTCATTTATTTTCCATATAAAAGTTCTCTTACTCACAGAAAAAAACCTTCTATCACCTGTCATAAGGCAAAAGAATGCTTATTGAAGATGGTAATTCGCAAAGTACGGCCGTGGATCGCGATTAGGACCTGCGCCATTTCATAAAGATACTATCCAGCACATCAACCAGCAGAAAAAGAATAAAGCCAACAAGACTGAACAGCAATATTCCCGCATACATTCCGGGGTAGTCCAAACGCTGCCATGAATCCATAATGAAAAAGCCCATTCCATGCTCCGTTCCGTAAATCTCAGTAAAAAACAGCACAGAAATGGCGGTACCAAGTGAAATACGGACCGTGCTGAGAATGACCGACAGCGCTCCAGGCAGCGTTACATGCCAAAATTTATGCAGCGCGGCTGCTCCGATGCTGGACAGTACCTCGTAGGCGCTGCCAGGGATCGCCTTTACACCGTCGCGTACGGAGATAATGATCTGAAAGATGAGGATCAGCATGATCATCAGTATTTTGGAGATTTCCCCCAGTCCGAAAAACAGCATGACGACGGGCAGCAGGGCGATTTTGGGCACGGGATACGTTAGGTAGACTACAGGGTCGAGCAGTCTGTTCCAAAACATCGAACGCCCCATGAGAAGGCCGATTAGCAGGCCGAGCAGAAGCGCCAGCAGCATTCCGGCAAATACGCGGTACAGGCTGTATCCGATATTCAGCCAGGTTTCCGTGAACCCAAACTGGAACAAGGATGCGTAAACCGCAAAGGGACTCGGCAGAATCGGCATGTTAATGAGCAGAGCTGCGGCATACCAGACCGCATTGATCCCCAAGAATACAAGCAATAGCCGTAAAATATAATGATAGCGCGTTGTTTTTACCATTTCTCCTGCATTACCTTTCTGATCAGCTTGGTCTGCTCGAAGAACTCCGTGCTGCTTCGTTTATCTTCATGCTTTAATGAAAAAACGGGATTTTCGATAAGATCCAGTTCCCGGCCGCCAGGCGACATAACGGCAATTTTCTCCCCCAGCAGGATCGCTTCCTCCACATCATGAGTCACAAATAAAGCCGTGACCGGATGCGTTCGCCAGTTCTCAAGAAACAGACGCTGCAGCGTCTCGCGGGTCATCGCATCGAGCGCAGAGAACGGCTCGTCCAGCAGCATAATTTCGGGTAGCAGCGAGAACGCCCTGGCAACTGCGACCCGCTGCTGCTGTCCTCCGCTGAGTGAGAGAGGATACCGTCCGGCCAGATCGGCGATGCCCATGGCTTCCAGCCAGCGGCGGATTCGGTCCTCCCGCTCCTCCTTCTGCTCTCTTCCGGGAAGGGTGACCGCGAGAGCCGTGCGGAGATTGGCCGTCACAGTCTTCCAGGGCAGCAGGCCGTAGGTTTGCGGCACAAGTCCGATAAGGGTATCCCGGCCATGCGCGGGCTGTCCATTATATGTAATGTCCCCCGTATACCGGGGAAGCAGACCGGCAATGGCCTTGAGGAGCGTCGACTTACCGCAGCCCGACGGACCGATCAGTGTGTAGATGCCATGCTCCGGTATGTGCAGCGAGGTCGGCCCAAAGGCCGGCGTTCCTTCTTTATAGCTTATGGTCAGCCCGTTTATGCGAAGTCCGTCTTTATTACTTGAACTGGACATTTGAGATCACGTCCTCCGGAGACAGCTCCTTGGTCAAGAGCCCCTTCTCCTTCGCCCAGGCAAAAGCCGCCGCGACCTGCTCCTTGTCCACTTGGGACGCCGGAAGGTAATCGGGTACCTGGATTTGGCTCTTCAGCGTCTCGGGGTAACCCACCGCTTTAATTATCGTGTCAACGTATTCGCTCTGGTCATGGGATTTCATATAAGCTACCGCGTCGTCATAGGCTGCGTACATCGCCTGAATGGCCTTAGGCTTGGCGTCGATCGCGCTCTGCGGGATGGCAAGCACGAACGGATGGATTCCTGCCGAGTGTGTGGAGCCAAGTACCCGCAGGCCGGAGGCTTTGCCCATTGTCACGAATGGCTCAGGCAGAACAGCCGCGTCCGCCTTTTTATTTTTCAAGAGTTCCAGTCTAGTCGGGATTTGCGGCACCTCGGTTACATTAATGTCCTGTTCGCTCAGACCCGCCTGCTTCAGTATGGTGGCGACGGTGTACTCGGTGGAGGTGTTTTTGGACAAAATGACCGTCTTGCCCTTCAGGTCCTTGACCTCCTTGATGCCGTCATTACCAGTCAGCAGATCGAACTCGCCGAAGGTGGCGCTGGCAATCTTCACATCCAATCCGGCGTTATTGTAAATGGCAACCGCAACCAGGTCCGCGCTAAACCCCTCCAGCTTTCCCGCCTGGAATGCCGCGTCGCGGTCTTTGGCGCTTTTGAAGGTCTGAATGTCGAGATTTACCCCGCGTTTGCGGTCGAAACCCTGCTCATGGGCGATAATAAAAGGGATGGCGTCTATCGAAGGCAGCATGCCCAAAGAAAGCGAAGGGGTCTCTCCCGCCGCTCCCGTATTCTCCGCACCCGGCGTGTTTTTTCCATTGGAAGAACCGCAGCCTGCGGCCAACGCAGCGAGCAGTGTTATTAACAGCAGCAGCAATATTTTGTTCATCGTTCCGTTCTTCTTCATAAATCTGGTAATCCTCCGTATCGTTTATATAGGCGCTTCCGCGTACCGGCATTGAGTAGAATTTAACAAATAATGGATGCCTACTACTTATGTACCGCAGTTGGAAGACGCAAATAATGCAATTTTACAACTGCTGCCTCATTTTGTATACTCTTTGGCTTTAAAAGGCTACTCCCCCGCAACAAAAAACCTCCCCCGGTCATTCGGCCAAAGAAGGCTTAACGCATAGTCGCAGGCCCCGTCTATATTTTCAGCTCCCTAAGCTTGATCAGCCCAGGCAACCGCTTGCGAACGGCCTTTTACATTCAATTTTTGCATAACGTTGGAGATGTGATTTGAAGTACGCCCGGAAATGAACCTGTAAAATCACTTTCAAGTTCATTGCACGGCTAACTGGCTCATATTACTGACCTGTATAGCTTAAGCTTGTCCAAATCCACAATAAAACCGTATGCTTGCAAAATATCCAGTCCAAGCAGACCTTTATGAGCTTTGGGCAACATGCCTACATCAATTTCAATTTGTTCTGACTTAAAGGTGTCAAGCCGAATGTAATCCAATCTTTTGGTGTAAAAAGGAACAGTTCCACCTATACCGTATGCCTCGTAAACCGTATCGCCATTCTCATAAGTAACGCCAATGCCTTCAAGCACATCTGGACTGAAAATCGTATGTGACGAGCCTGTATCAATAACAATATCAGTAAGCTCCAAAACGTTGCCGCGATAGCAAACCGTAACCGTAGCAGTCAATAATTGTCCGTCATAATGGAGCTTCATGAGCCGCGCCTCACTCTCAGCAGCGGGTCTTTGCGCAAATGAATAATGCATTCCTCATTAGCTGTGTGATACACAAGATTGCCTGGCTCTGCACTGAAGAAGGCTTTGTTCGCTTCTTCGGCAGGAACCGACCGGATTGGTGCCGCATCCGTTACAATTTTTTTATCCTCTTGCTCGGTATAGTCTAATATAGAAAGCAAAACAAACTGATTGGGGAATAACTCACGTACTTGCTGCCACTCCACTTCGAATCACTCCCTGGATGTTATTCATATATCTTATTTTATCATAACCTGATTCCACTTTGTGTGCTGGATTACCGATAATAATGATATGTCTGAAATTCATTGAAATTATAATACCAACGCGCTTGAAAGGAAATTGTTCTAATTACAAGAAATTGGGATGGACCGATCCCGATAATAGCTGGGACGTAAAAGCCAGTTTCTCCGCCACCTCTTACGAAATTTTGCCTGCATTGGTTAGAGTCTCGCGTTCATTGAATTTCAGGAATGAGTTCAACTTCTCTATCCAATCCTTCATGTACATGGGGGACTGACGCTCCGCCTGACCTTATCTCCTTTCCAACTGGTCAATCCCATATTGCCCTTGTCTGCACTTGCTCGCTTCGCAATCAGCTCTGCGGCGGTATGCCTATGGATGGCAAAATGAAGCTTGTTTTGTACTGTAGCAAAAAACTCTTTGGACAAGTTCGCATTGGGGTCATAATCAACAGAAGTAGTGCTTCGTTTTATACTTCTTGCCATCTTCAGCAGTTGTAAAGTAAAACTTGACAACTGAATCCTCTTCAAGCTCATTCTCAGCGAAAATATTGCGAACGTGTAGGCTGATGTTGTGCTTAGTTGTCTGATACAACTCCGCAATAGCCTTCTGGGGCATCCAGACCGTGCCGTTCTCCAGCTTCACGTCAATTTTGGTATTTCCATCTTCAGTTTGATAGATTAGGGCATGAAACCACTTTACAGTTATGAAAGCACTTCTTTCTACCGCCCCCCTTCTATAACAAAAAACCTCCCCCGGCCCTTTCGGCCAAAAGAAGGCTTAACGCATAGTCGCAGGCCCCGTCTATATTTTCAGCTCCCCAAGCTTGATCAGCCAGGGCAACCGCTTGCGAACGGCCTGTTACATTCAATTTCTGCATAACGTTGGAGATGTGGTTGCGAAAACCCTTGGATGACTGTGGAATCGCGCATATTATTTAGAATGAGTGACTACACCTTTCGCTACATTCATCTGGGGGTATTTCCCCATCACTTCCGGAATGTCTTCTAGTAAGAAATAATGGCTGATTAATGGCTCAATCCGTATTATGTTTTGCCGAATGAATGAAATCGCTTCCTCATGTGTGAAAGGATTAATAAAAGATCCCTTTATGCTTAGTTCTTTTGAAAAAATGGAAAAAGGAGAAACATTAATCAGAGTGTCTGGCGAGGGTACACCGAACAGAAGGATTTGACCTCCCTTTCGAGCTGCTTGGATTGCAAGCTCCATTGATTCTTTGCGTCCCACGCATTCGATCACGACATCTGCAATATTCATCAGATATTGTACTGTTTCTGGACTCGTTGGCTGCACGACCTCGTTCGCCCCTAGTTCAAGAAGCCGCTCATGTTTCTCCACCGCAGGTTCGCTGACAATAATTTTTGCCGCTCCTTGTTTTTTTACAAGCTGGAGGAATAATTGGCCGATGAAACCGCCACCGATAATGAGTACCGTATGAACCGGGCGAACATCGATTTTTTTCAATCCATGCAAGACGCAACCGACAGGTTCTACCATCGCACCTTCTGCATAGCTCATCTCGTTCGGGATACGGTAAGCGTTTACCGCAGGAACAATGCAATATTCCGCCATGCCACCGTCTCGCGTCACGCCGATTGCTTGAAGGTGATCGCACAGGTGAGGCCGGCCGCTCCGGCAATATTCACATTCGCCGCAATAAATATTCGGATCTATCGATACTCTGTCACCTAGCTTTAAGTTCGAAACCCTAGACCCCAACTCTATCACTTCGCCTGCCAGTTCATGGCCGAGCACGATCGGCGGGTCGACCGCCGCAGATCCGGGGTGGCCATGATAAATATGCTGATCCGTACCACAAATGCCGCAACTTTCGACCCGAATTCGCACCTCATGCGGTTCGAGATCCTTCGTTTTCCAATCTAACACTTCCATTTGATGCTTTCCTTTGAATACCGCTGCTCTCATGATTTCCATCTCCCAGTTATTAAACTCTTCATTGCATGTCCTCATGTTGTAAAGTAACAACGTCTTTTTCCTTTGCTGCTACTTTACCGGTCTTGTAACTGAAGCGCTTTCCGTTCAGTTCGATAAAAATAACCGAAACAGCAACAGATGGCACTTTGTCCTTGATTTCTTCAAGGTTAACCTTTAGGATCAAGTCC is a genomic window of Paenibacillus durus ATCC 35681 containing:
- the nifB gene encoding nitrogenase cofactor biosynthesis protein NifB; translation: MKPQPTSCSSSAAEDDISRHPCYSEEAHRFFARMHIPVAPACNIQCNYCNRKFDCVNESRPGVVSEVLTPEQAERKVKGVAAQLMQLSVVGIAGPGDPLANADKTFDTFARVKKHVPDVMTCLSTNGLTLYRHIDRIVELGIGHVTITINAIDPDVGKEIYPWVFDEGVRYEGREAAALLISRQLQGVEELAKRGILVKVNSIMIPGVNDKHLVEVSKKVKELGATLHNVTPLIIAPGSQYEKDGRKAPRPRELNQLQEQLSEGGTKLMRHCRQCRADAVGLLGQDRNQDFQLETMEADPVIDLDAREQFQQELDIKIRQRLIAKENRRTILDENKKTRVAVASRGGDKVNQHFGHATEFMIFDTDGTEVKFIGIRKIQAYCHGTADCNGDKDETLQEITSILSDCRILLSSGIGDAPRAVLNKAGVLPLVRKGGIQEAILESVKYGSYFENINISKG
- a CDS encoding TerC family protein; translated protein: MDFGLLLEYGWVLLVLVGLEGLLAADNALVLAIMVKHLPEETRKRALFYGLFGAFIFRFGSLFVISFLVDIWQVQAIGAIYLLFIAANHIIRKIIASKKPVTDEAAESGAKENADKKKGGFWLTVFKVELADIAFAVDSILAAVALAVALPPSGLPAIGGLDGGVFLVIFAGGFIGLVIMRFAASFFVKLLHSRPGLEVAAFVIVGWVGVKLAVITLAHPSLGILSEDFAHSTLWKATFYIVLVLIAVIGWFMSKHTTEENKGVNPVRELDKQLGK
- the rlmN gene encoding 23S rRNA (adenine(2503)-C(2))-methyltransferase RlmN codes for the protein MSKTSIYGLTFDQLAAWLLERGHRKFRALQVWDWLYIKRVTDFSQMEDVHPDALRQLDEHFSIRTLTEHVKQESIDGTVKFLFRLPDGNLIETVLMRQKYGLAVCVTTQVGCNIGCSFCASGLLSKSRDLSSGEIVGQIMQVQLYLDQMGKGEAVSHIVVMGIGEPFDNFENMVDFLLIIKNQKGLNIAGRHITVSTSGLADKIIEFADRNLQVNLAISLHAPNNELRSRIMKINRAIPIEKLMHALDYYVEKTKRRTTLEYILLRDVNDQQEHALELAKLIVGYGPLVNVNLIPYNPVDEHSQYQRSDRETVRAFFDTLKKQGVSVSTRLEQGTDIDAACGQLRSKQIKASALG
- a CDS encoding S-layer homology domain-containing protein gives rise to the protein MRKKHIRTPGFTVKSALTGMVAFTLAMPAGLAAAATSSGTTAAVPVSYKVAADKSQNAAESAKTTEADPTQAKFTKAQAISKLRELFPILADAEVTSVELGITNTYPAPSNQMIWNIQWNYQKGNNGYGISSQVDAVNGDLISTYLYFSDRQQNQKYYPPELTREQALEKAKAFISKAAPSLSINDLELQDGNDYLSNPALFGPVQYGFTFSVAKNGITSPLENVTVVVDADGSVRQFNKSPEHWNYPAAAASITQAKAEQTFSDQFDVELVYVPVYKNGSSNSWILGWRPTERALYAIDALTGKRLDTFGAESTVTASVYSDIPQAASRFAPRTAATEMTSDEAAKRVKQIVSIPAARKLISSSLGSDYANTGRKVWRLAWMDRESLKTGFPSQTYAEIDAVTGEILSINENQYPVPPDAQEANKPKGNEANATLQQAKNKALALINLLYPDAASNLKLVERENTAGEGAGFTFQFLRFYKGVPISDGGLTLVLDHTGALKTYIVPRTSDLGKAGVDLSAVKTTKAEARAQTFNRYKVKLQYGSFGGNTIASYTKPKIKLVYSPVLEDPANIPEVIDAVTGRPTAQYEVPGKLQKAASASDIQGHAAEQALSTLVKYNILVPDQNGKVNPDSEIFAGEWLTWITKAITPYFTGYNNGTEPKPVAGVSPESPYYNAVSYAVQNQWIDAGSTFQPDAKLTREGFAVLLASIVKYNKISAFLQADPALAQFGDAASITRKGEVAVAVKLGLLQGENGKFNPADTVTKAEAATVMLKLVELQGKTDQAIGQPIY
- a CDS encoding ABC transporter permease → MVKTTRYHYILRLLLVFLGINAVWYAAALLINMPILPSPFAVYASLFQFGFTETWLNIGYSLYRVFAGMLLALLLGLLIGLLMGRSMFWNRLLDPVVYLTYPVPKIALLPVVMLFFGLGEISKILMIMLILIFQIIISVRDGVKAIPGSAYEVLSSIGAAALHKFWHVTLPGALSVILSTVRISLGTAISVLFFTEIYGTEHGMGFFIMDSWQRLDYPGMYAGILLFSLVGFILFLLVDVLDSIFMKWRRS
- a CDS encoding ABC transporter ATP-binding protein, producing MSSSSNKDGLRINGLTISYKEGTPAFGPTSLHIPEHGIYTLIGPSGCGKSTLLKAIAGLLPRYTGDITYNGQPAHGRDTLIGLVPQTYGLLPWKTVTANLRTALAVTLPGREQKEEREDRIRRWLEAMGIADLAGRYPLSLSGGQQQRVAVARAFSLLPEIMLLDEPFSALDAMTRETLQRLFLENWRTHPVTALFVTHDVEEAILLGEKIAVMSPGGRELDLIENPVFSLKHEDKRSSTEFFEQTKLIRKVMQEKW
- a CDS encoding ABC transporter substrate-binding protein, translated to MKKNGTMNKILLLLLITLLAALAAGCGSSNGKNTPGAENTGAAGETPSLSLGMLPSIDAIPFIIAHEQGFDRKRGVNLDIQTFKSAKDRDAAFQAGKLEGFSADLVAVAIYNNAGLDVKIASATFGEFDLLTGNDGIKEVKDLKGKTVILSKNTSTEYTVATILKQAGLSEQDINVTEVPQIPTRLELLKNKKADAAVLPEPFVTMGKASGLRVLGSTHSAGIHPFVLAIPQSAIDAKPKAIQAMYAAYDDAVAYMKSHDQSEYVDTIIKAVGYPETLKSQIQVPDYLPASQVDKEQVAAAFAWAKEKGLLTKELSPEDVISNVQFK